Part of the Synechococcus sp. HK01-R genome is shown below.
TCAGGTCAAGGAGCCAGCAAGCCAGCCAGAGGTTGACACCGATCTGGCCGCCAAGACAGAAGAGGCCTGATTCATGGTCCGGTCGCGGGTTCTCTCCGGGGTCCAGCCCACCGGAGCCCTTCATCTGGGCAACTGGCTGGGTGCCATCCGCAACTGGGTTGATCTGCAGAACGACCACGACACCTTCGTGTGCGTGGTCGATTTGCATGCGATCACCGTGCCGCATGACCCGGCCCGTCTTGCCGATGACACCCTGACAACAGCGGCCCTTTATCTGGCCTGCGGGATTGATCCAGCGCGCACCACGGTGTTTGTGCAGAGCCACGTGGCCGCCCATTCAGAGCTTTGCTGGCTGCTGAACTGCGTCACACCGCTCAACTGGCTGGAGCGAATGATCCAGTTCAAGGAGAAGGCTCTCAAACAGGGAGACAACGTGTCGGTCGGACTCCTCGACTATCCGGTGCTCATGGCCGCCGACATCCTTCTCTATGACGCCGATCTGGTGCCGGTGGGCGAAGACCAGAAACAACACCTGGAATTGGCCCGCGATATCGCCCAGCAACGCATCAATGCCCGCTTTGGCTCCGAGGATGCACCACTGCTCAAGGTGCCCAAACCTTTGATCCTGAAAGAGGGGGCCCGCGTGATGAGCCTCACCGATGGGCGCAGCAAGATGAGCAAAAGCGACCCCAATGAAGGCAGTCGCATCACGCTTCTCGACCCCCCTGATCTCATCACGAAGAAGATCAAGCGCGCCAAAACTGATCCCCAGATGGGTCTGGAGTTCGACCATCCGGATCGACCGGAGACCGACAATCTTCTCGGGCTCTACGCCATCCTCAGCGGTAAGGGCCGAGATGCGGTTGCCAGCGAATGCGCCTCGATGGGTTGGGGCCAGTTCAAGCCATTACTGGCAGACGCCACCGTGGCCGCCCTCGAACCGATCCAGGCCCGCTACAGGGAGCTCATGAATGAGCGGAGCGAGCTCGAACGGGTCCTCAACCAAGGACAACAACAGGCGGAAGCAGTGGCACAAGCCACGGTTGAGCGGGTGCGCCAGGGACTTGGCTTCCTGGCACGACACTGAACGACCACGGCACCAAGCCAAGCTGATCAATCGATTGAGATTAAAAAAGTTTTCCTAATCCTTAAGCCTTCCTGAGAACTTGGGCGAGCCAAAACCACTGCCCAGGGAAAAGACCGCCCTCCTCACACGCGTCTCACGCGTCTCATTCGCAGACGCGTCTTTGAGTGTTTTGCTAGGCACATCACGAGCCTCTCGTCAAGGGCGGTCGTCGCTCTCTCGCCACGGCCCCTCACTCCGCTGCAAGGTGATGAGCCCTTGAACCGCCGGTTTGCCTTCAGTTCCTGCTTTCAATCGCAAAACCCTTGTTGCCATTGGAGCCGTCAGCGTTCTGCTTCTGCCCTTCGGCCAAGGGCTGCACGCTGAGCGATCCAACGAGCGCCTCCAGCAAGACGATGCGATCCGGACGGGCCTGACCAAGACAGAACAGGTTCAGGACTTGCTGGCAGCCCGCCCTTACCGGATCACCCCCGAGCGCAGGGCCCTGCTCAACACGATCCGCTATGCGGAAGGCACTTGGAAGGACGGTCGTGATCTGGGTTACCGCGTGCTCTACGGCGGCAGCCTCTTCCGCGATCTCTCCCGACACCCGGAGCGGTTGGTGGTGAAGCGTTACGCCAGTGCAGCAGCAGGCGCCTATCAGTTTTTACCCGCGACCTGGCGCCAGGTCGCCCGTGAGTTGAGGCTGCCAAGCTTCGAACCCCAACATCAGGACCAGGCAGCCCTGCGCCTCGTGGAGCGTCGTGGTGCTCTGGAGGAGGTGGATCGCCGCGGCCTGACCCCAAGCGCCATGCATCGCCTGGCCCCCGAATGGGCCTCCTTCCCCACCCATGCCGGCACCAGCGCCTATGGCCAGCCGGTGAAGAGTCAGGCGGAACTGGCCCGCTTTTACTCGAACAATCTCCGGGAGATCCGCCAAGGGGCCTGAGGCCTGCTCAGCCCGGCAAGGGCACTCCGGCCAGCCTCCAGCGGAACAGCCGCATCAGCCAGTAGATCAAAAGCGCCGCCGCCACGGCAGCCGCTGCCTGCCAGCGCCGCCGCCCGAAGCGCAGGGGCCGCCCCAGCAGCCCCTGCCTCCAGCCCAGCCAGCCCAGGCTCAAGACCAAGGGAGGTCCAAAGAGATGCAACTCCAGGGCCTCTCCCAGATCGCCCTGGAGCGTGGCCAGGGCTGATCGGGTCAAGAAGCATGTCGGGCAGGGAACACCGGTCAGGGCGCGCCAGGGGCAACCGGGCAAGAGCAGAGGCAGCCCTTGAGCGCGCAGGCTCAGCAACATCAGCAGAGCGATCGCCGCCAGACCAGCCTTGGGGCGTCGGGGCAGGGTCATCGTGCCGCCTGGGAAATGCGCGCCGCCAGGGCCCAAACATCCATCACCAGCTGATGCCAGGGAGCCATGGCCTCCATCGAGACAGCCATGGCCGTTGGTGAGGCATCCACCAGGGCCCGGGTTGCAGCAATCGCCTTGCGCCCCTCCTCGATCCGGGCTGCCATCACAGCCCGCTCCTCCGACGCCATGACGAGATCGGGGCAGACCGCCAGCAGCTCCTCACCCCGCTGAAACCAGTGGCTGAAATCCTTGAGCAAAGAGTCGAGGAGGCTCTCCAGCAGGGCGTCGGCTTCCGGGTCCATGGCGCTGAATCACACGCCCATAGGATGGCGTCTGTTGTGCATGAACTGGTGAGCAGCGCTGCAGTAACCGCTCCTGCCCAGGCGGAGCACCCCAAGAAAGAAATGGTGGTGCTTCCCAAAACCAGTGAAAGCGAGCAGCTGCTCAAGATCCGCCACTCCATGAGCCATGTCATGGCGATGGCGGTGCAGAGCCTCTTCCCCAAAACACAGGTGACGATCGGGCCCTGGACGGAAAGTGGCTTCTATTACGACTTCGACAGCCCCGATCCCTTCACCGAGGCTGACCTCAAGGCGATCCGAAAGGAGATGATCAAGATCATCAATCGGAAGCTTCCCCTCGAGCGGATCGAGGTGAGTCGCCAGGAGGCCGAAACGAAAATCAAGGCTCAAAACGAGCCTTACAAACTCGAGATCCTCGCGGGCCTGCAGGAACCGATCACCCTCTACACCCTCGGAGATCAATGGTGGGACCTCTGCGCCGGTCCCCATGTCGCCAACACCAGTGAACTCAACCCCAAGGCCTTTGCCCTAGAGAGCGTTGCCGGTGCCTATTGGCGGGGTGACGAGAAGAATGCCCAACTCCAAAGGATCTACGGCACCGCCTGGGAGACTCCGGAACAACTGGCTGAACACCAGCGCCGCAAGGAAGAAGCCCTGCGCCGGGATCACCGCCGCCTTGGCAAGGATCTCGATCTTTTTTCGATCGAAGATGAAGCAGGTGCTGGCCTTGTCTTCTGGCATCCGCGTGGTGCCCGCATGCGCCTGCTGATCGAAGACTTCTGGCGTCAGGCCCATTTTGAAGGCGGCTACGAGCTCCTCTACACCCCCCATGTCGCCGACATCAGCCTCTGGAAGACCTCAGGCCATCTCGACTTCTACAGCGAGAGCATGTTCGGCCCCATGGAGGTGGATGAACGGGAATACCAGCTCAAACCAATGAACTGCCCGTTCCATGTGCTCACCTATGCCAGCAAGCTGCGCAGCTATCGCGAACTACCAATCCGCTGGGCTGAATTGGGCACGGTGTATCGCTACGAGCGGCCCGGGGTGATGCATGGCCTGATGCGCGTGCGTGGCTTTACCCAGGACGATGCCCACGTGTTCTGCCTGCCCGATCAGATCAGCGATGAAATCCTGCGCATCCTGGATCTCACCGAGCGGATCCTCTCCACGTTTGATTTCCGTCACTACGAGATCAACCTCTCCACACGCCCAGACAAATCGATCGGTGATGATGCCGTCTGGGAGCTGGCCACCAAAGGACTGGTGGAGGCCCTGGAGCGCAAGGGATGGGATTACAAGATCGATGAAGGCGGTGGCGCGTTTTACGGCCCCAAGATCGATCTGAAGATCGAGGATGCGATCGGCCGGATGTGGCAATGCTCGACGATCCAGCTCGATTTCAACCTGCCGGAACGCTTCAAGCTCGACTACATCGCCGCCGATGGCAGCAAGCAACGCCCGATCATGATTCACCGGGCGATCTTTGGTTCGTTGGAACGGTTCTTCGGGATCATGACCGAGAACTACGCCGGTGATTACCCCTTCTGGCTAGCTCCTGAGCAGGTGCGCCTGCTGCCTGTCACCGATGAGGTGCAGCCCTCCGCCGAACAGATGCTGGAGCAGCTCACAGCCGCTGGAATTCGGGCCACGGTTGACCGCAGTGGTGATCGACTCGGCAAGTTGATCCGAAGTGGTGAACAGATGAAAATCCCCCTTCTCGCGGTGATTGGGGCCAAAGAGGCCGAGCAGGGAGCCGTGAGTCTGCGCAGTCGACGGGATGGTGACCTTGGCGTTGTGGATCGCGACGCGCTGATTGAGGCAGCAAGGCAGGCCAATCAAAACCGTCACACCTCCCTGACGCTGCCTCGCTCATGAACGAGTCCCACATCCAACGCATCAGTGATCTGACCCCGCTGCGCAGTGCGCCCAGCCTCAGTACTGAGCAAACCAGCGTTCTGCGGGCAGAACTAGCCCGGGAGATGGGCGCCTACTCCTGGTTCACCGTGGGCGTGATGGCGACCAGCGCCGCCGAGGCGCTCCGCAGCCTGCGCCAGCTCGAGACAGCCTGCGGCTGGGAACCGATGCGTCTTGAAGGCGAATGCAAGGCCGAGGACGGCGTCTTTCTTAAGGCCAATCAGTCCAGCGGCATGGTCCGAATCCGAGCTGAACAGGGGCTTGGAGAGGGGATCTTGATCAGCGGTCATCAGCAGGAGCAGGGCGCGGCAGGTCCCACCTGGGGCCCCTTCCCCCTTGATCTGTTCACCACCTGATTCAGCTCCGAGACTTGCCGATTGCCGCCAAGCTGATCAGCTTTAGGACAAAGAGATCCATCCGAGGCAATGGCGCAGAGAACCTATCTGGCCGGTGATCTCGGAGGCACCAAGACCCTGCTCTCGCTGTTCACCAGCGTTGATGGTCAGCTTCAGGCCCTGGAAGGGCAGCGCTACGCATCGGCAGAGTGGACCTCCCTTGAGGCCATGCTCACTCACTTTCTTGAGGGGCTGCCGTCAGAGCTGGAACGGCCTGCGACCAGCTGTATCGCCGTGGCCGGTCCCGTACAGAACGGTCAGGCCAAGCTGACCAACCTTCCCTGGGAGATGAGCGAAGCCTCGCTCTGTGCCGCCACAGGGCTGGAGCGGCTGGAGCTGGTGAATGATTTCGCCGTGCTGATCCATGGCCTCCCCCACTTCAGCGACAGCCAGCAGGTGGTGCTGCAACCCGGGCAAGACGGATTGAACGAGCCAGGGGCCCATGGCGGCAGCGTGGCCATCCTTGGGGCAGGCACAGGCCTTGGCATGGCCAGGGGCATCCCCGGCCCCCAGGGCTGGATTGCCCTGGCCAGCGAAGGAGGACATCGGGAATTTGCTCCACGCACGGAGCAGGAATGGGCCCTCAGCCGCTGGCTCATGGCGGACCTCGGCATTGATCGTCTTTCGATCGAACGCATCGTGAGTGGCACAGGTCTGGGGCATGTCATGCACTGGCTCCTGCAACAAGAGCAACGCGAGCATCCCCTTCACAGGATCGCCAGAGCCTGGCGCACCATTCCTGCCGAACAGCCCGGACATCAGGATCTGCCTGCCCACACCGGCAAGGCCGCAGCAACTGGCGACCCGCTTGCCCTGGCCGCCCTGGAGCTCTGGCTCGGGGCCTATGGGTCCGCTGCGGGGGATCTAGCCCTGCAGGAACTGTGCAGCGGCGGGCTTTGGGTCGGCGGTGGCACCGCGGAAAAAAACCTCGCTGGCCTCCGGTCTCAGCACTTCCTGGCCCCCCTTCGTCGCAAGGGACGGTTTCAGCCCTTCCTGGAGAGCCTGACCATTCGGGCCGTCATCGACCCGAATGCCGGACTGTTTAGCGCCGCCTGCCGAGCGCGGGCCCTGGACGCCTAAGTGAGACACTGGCTTCAATAGGACAGTAGGGATGGTGCAGCCGCGCATCGGCCAAACGGTGGTGGTGGACGTACCGGCCACCACAGCCAACATCGGACCTGGGTTCGACTGCCTGGGGGCCGCCCTCGACCTGAACAACCGCTTCACCATGCGCCGAATCGAAGGCGACGGGGAGCGGTTTGAACTGATCATCGAAGGCCAGGAGGGCAGTCACCTTCGCGGTGGGCCCGAGAACCTCGTGTATCGCGCCGCCCAGCGGGTCTGGAAGGCCGCAGGGGAGGATCCGGTCGCCTTGGAAGCACGGGTCAGACTTGCTGTACCACCGGCGCGAGGCCTCGGAAGCAGCGCCACGGCCATCGTTGCGGGACTGGTGGGCGCCAATGCCCTGGTGGGAGAACCCCTGAGCCGGGAAAAACTTCTGGAGCTGGCCATCGACATTGAAGGCCATCCCGACAATGTGGTTCCTTCCCTCTTGGGGGGCCTGTGCATGACCGCGAAGGCTGCCTCCCAACGCTGGCGTGTCGTGCGCTGCGAGTGGCTCGCGTCGGTGAAGGCCGTGGTGGCCATTCCGGCGATTCGGCTGAGCACCAGCGAGGCACGACGGGCGATGCCCAAGACGATTCCTGTTGGCGATGCCGTGGTGAATCTGGGAGCACTAACGCTGTTGCTGCAGGGCTTGCGCACGGGCAACGGCGATCTGATTTCCGATGGCATGCACGACCGGCTGCACGAGCCCTACCGCTGGCGGCTGATCAAAGGCGGCCAAGAGGTGCGACAAGCGGCCCTCAAGGCCGGAGCCTGGGGCTGTGCCATCAGCGGAGCCGGCCCCAGCATTCTGGCCCTCTGTTCGGAAGGGGTGGGCCCTGCGGTCAGCCAGGCCATGGTGAAGGCGTGGGAAGCGGAGGGGGTGGCCAGCCGTGCCCCGCTCCTGAGCCTCCAGACCACGGGAAGCCATTGGCAGGCCAAGGAACCTGAGTAGATCTACTCAACAGCCCCCCTGGGGCTGATAAGTTCAATCACAATCTTTCAGTCGCCATGGACGTCAACCTGCCCCTGTCGGTTGCGTCCCAGACGGCGTTTCCCTGGCTGTCCCTGATCGTGCTGTTGCCGGCGGTCACAGCACTGGTCATGCCCCTGCTGCCAGGGGATGACAGCAATCCCTCCCCCTGGCCCCGCAACCTCGCCTTGACGGTGCTGGCCGTGGATTTCATTTTGATGGTGGCCGTGTTCAGCCGCCTGTTCGATCGCCTCGATGGCGGACTGCAACTGGTGGAGCGGGTCAGCTGGCTGCCAGTGATCGGTCTTGAGTGGTCTCTCGGAGCTGACGGTCTCTCCATGCCTCTGGTGGTGCTCAGCGGCCTGGTCACCATGCTCTCGGTGGCGGCAAGCTGGAAGGTTGAGCACAAAGCCAAGCTTTACTTCGGCCTTCTCTTGGTGCAGGCCTCAGCCCAGGCGCTGGTGTTCCTGTCCCAGGACTTCCTGCTCTTCTTCCTGGCCTGGGAACTGGAGTTGGTCCCCGTCTATCTGCTGATTGCGATCTGGGGGGGCCAGAACCGCCAGTACGCCGCCACCAAATTCATCCTTTACACGGCCCTGGCCTCTCTGCTGATCCTGATCAGCGGCCTCGCCCTTGCCCTCTCCGGCGACAGCTTCACCCTCAACCTGAGCGAACTCGCCCAACGCTCCCCTGGCGGCAGCTTTGGCCTGCTCTGTTACTTGGGCTTCTTGGTGGGATTCGGAGTGAAACTGCCGATGTTCCCTTTGCACACCTGGCTACCCGACGCCCATGGAGAAGCCAATGCACCGGTCTCGATGCTCTTAGCCGGCGTGTTGCTGAAGATGGGCGGTTATGCCCTGCTCCGCTTCAACGTTCAGATGCTGCCGGAGGCCCATCTGGTGCTGGCGCCAGCCCTGATCGTCCTCGGGATTGTCAACATCATCTACGGCGCTCTCAACGCTTTCGCCCAAGACAACGTCAAGCGACGAATTGCCTGCAGCTCGGTGAGTCATATGGGCTTCGTGTTGCTGGGCATCGGCGCTGTGGATGCACTCAGCCTCAGTGGCGCGATGCTGCAGATGATCAGCCATGGCCTGATCGCCGCCGCCATGTTCTTCGTCACTGGCAGCTTTTACGAGCGCACCAAGACGTTGTCGATCCCCAACATGGGTGGTCTGGCCAAGGTGTTGCCGATCACGTTTGCCTTCTTCCTGGCCAGCTCCCTCGCCTCCCTGGCTCTCCCGGGGATGAGTGGCTTCATCAGCGAAATCACCATCTTTCTGGGCATCACCAGCCAGGAGCAGTTCACAACCCTGTTCCGGGTGATCACCATCGTGATCGCCGCCATCGGTCTCGTGCTGACCCCGATCTATCTGCTCTCCCTCTGCCGGCGGGTCTTCTTCGGCCCACGCATCCCGGCCCTGGCCTTCGTGGACGACATGAATCCCCGTGAATTGGTCATCGGTCTCACCCTGCTGGTGCCAACACTCACCATCGGCATCTGGCCACGGGTCGCCATGGACGTCTACGAAGCCTCCACCGATGCCCTCGCGGAAACCCTCTCCAGCCATAGCCTGATTGCACTGAGCAACTGGCTCCCTCTCGGCTGACCCCATGCAAGAGACCCGCGAACCTGCCCTGCTCGCGGGCCAGGGACTTCCCAACTACCACGACGTCACCGCTGATCAGGTTCGGGAGTCGATCCCGGCCCTACTGGAGCAGCTGACCAAGAGCTTTGCCGACCTAGAGGCCACTCTCGAGAAGCAACTGAACGGCTCCGATCCACTCCCCTGGGACGCGGTGATGCCGCCCCTGCACGCGATCGGCGAACAACTTCGCTGGAGCTGGGGAGTGGTCACCCATCTCAACGCCGTCTGCAACACTCCCGAACTACGGGAAGCCCATGCCTCCCAGCAGGCGGATGTGGTGCGCTTCAGCAATCGCCTCGGCCAGAGCAAGGTGCTGCACCGTGCCCTCGAAGCGCTCCAGGCGAACGCAGCCCAGCCCCTCGATCCTGCCCAGCAACGCATTCTCCAAGCCGAACTGCTTTCCATGCAGCAGCGGGGTGTGGGCCTGAGTGGGGAACGGCAGCAGGCGTTCAACTCCACCAGCGAACGGCTGGCGGAACTCTCCACCCAATTCAGCAATCACGTGCTTGATGCCACCCAGGGCTGGAGCCTGGTTGTGCACGAGCGGGAGCGCCTAGCCGGCCTTCCCCAGCGCGCCCTCGACATCCTGGCCGCTGCGGCCAAGGAGGCAGGAGATCTCCACGCTGACGGGAGCGAAGCCAACGGAGAACGGGGCCCTTGGCGCTTGGGACTCGACATGCCGCGCTTCCTTCCGGTATTGACCCATGCAGACAATCGACAGCTGCGCGAAACCCTCTACAGAGCCCATGTCAGCCGCGCGAGCCAAGGAGAGCTCGACAACACCCCTCTGATCGAGGAAATCCTCAGTCTCCGCCGTGAGCAGGCGATCCGGCTCGACTACAGGCACTGGGCGGAACTTAGCCTCGCCGGGAAAATGGCCGAGGACGTGGATGCCGTGGAGGGGCTGCTGGAGGAACTGCGTGCGGCCGCCTACCCAGCAGCCCTGCGGGAACTTGACGACCTGCAAGCCTGCGCCCTTCACCATGGTGCGCCTGAGGCGGAGTCTCTGGAACCCTGGGATGTGGGCTACTGGTCGGAAAAACTGCGACAAGAGCGCTTCGACCTGAACCAGGAGGCTCTGCGCCCCTGGTTCCCACTGCCACAGGTGCTTGAGGGTCTATTCGAACTCTGCGAACGCCTCTTCCGCATCCGGATCAGCGCCGCTGACGGTGAAGCGCCGATCTGGCACCCGGATGTGCGCTTCTTCAGGGTTGCAGAACAGGACGGAACGCCTTTAGCAGCCTTCTATCTCGATCCCTACAGCAGGCCCGGCAGCAAGCGGGGCGGTGCCTGGATGGATGAATGCCTCAGCCGCCAACCGGATGGAGAGGGTGGCTGGATCCTGCCGGTGGCCTATCTGATCTGCAACCAGACCCCCCCCAACGGCGACACTCCAAGCCTGATGAGCTTCGAAGAGGTCGAAACCCTCTTCCACGAGTTCGGCCACGGGCTCCAGCACATGCTCACCACCGTGGAGCATCCACAGGCGGCGGGCATCAACAATGTGGAGTGGGATGCCGTGGAACTGCCCAGCCAGTTCATGGAGAACTGGTGCCTCGACCGCAGCACCTTGATGGGAATGGCACGGCATTGGCAAACCGGGGAACCCCTGCCAGAAGAGGACTTTGAGAAGCTGAAGCAGAGCCGCACCTTCATGGCAGGTTTCGCCACCCTGCGCCAAGTGCATTTCGCTCTCAGCGATCTGCGGCTTCACAGTCTCTGGACACCGGAGCTGGGACTGAGCCCCGACCAGATGCGACGGCAGATTGCAGAAACCACCACCGTGATCCCTCCGATTGCGGATGATCACTTCCTCTGCGCCTTCAGCCACATCTTCGCCGGTGGCTATTCGGCTGGTTACTACTCCTATAAATGGGCGGAAGTGCTCAGTGCCGATGCCTTCGCTGCCTTTGAAGATGCAGGTCTCGATCTCGAAGACGCTGTGCAGGCCACTGGAGAGCGCTTTCGCAACACCGTCTTGAGCCTCGGCGGCAGCCTCTCGCCCTCTGCTGTGTTCGAGGCGTTCCGGGGCAGAGCGGCAAGCACGGACGCCCTGATTCGCCACTCCGGCCTGGTGACGAGCCATGCCTGAACCCCTCTCCATCTCGGAGCACTGGGGTGAGCTGGCCGAGGACCGGACTGATCAGGCCCCTCTGATCAGCCTCAGTACCGCGCTCGAGACCAGCTGGTTGCGGCAGGGCATCCGCCGCGATGCGTTTCTCGGGGAGCTTCTCAAAGGTCTGCATCAGCGCCGTCTGGTGCCACTGCTGGCGATGCTTCCCCGTGGCTGGCGCCTTGCCCCGGCTGCCCTGCCCGAGCGCCTGCAGGGAATTGGCTCCCTACTCGAGCAGGGACTGGTGAGTCCGCTGCTGCTGGGGGCCCTCGCCGATGATCTGCAACATCTGATTCCGCACCCCCAGGAGCACGATTCCCATCTGGATGGGCTCGATCGCTGGTGCGCCCGCGACATCAGCACGCCGGCCGGCGTGCCGCTGCCTCTACCGCAATCCCTTCAGGGATGGCAGGACCTAGCCAGACAATTGGATGAAGGGGATCAGGACTCTGGGGCTGAATCCCTCGCGGGTCCCCTCCCTGAGCCAAGTTTCGGATCCCTGGGTGCGGGCCTGGTCTGGCGGAACCATGGCCTTCAAGCCCTGCAGAACGGTCGCTGCCGCTCAGCCAACCGGGTGATGGCGCAGGTCTTCAATGCTCTTGGTGCCAACGGCTTACCCAACCGCTCCGGTGCCGCGTCCGAGCCCTACCAGTTCGAGGGTATGGATCGACCGAGACAGCTGGTGGCTTGGCTCCAGCAGCATGGATGGCACTGCCGCGGCCGCATCCGGGCCAGTGTGGCCAGCTTCGGCCTCGGTGCCAGTTGCCCCTCGGAGAGCGGCGTCTGGCAGCAAGTCCCCCTGGCGGTGCCCTACCGAACCGGGCTGATGCGCCACGGCCTCGAGATCGAATCGTTACTCCCCCATTGCAGCCTCGAACTGGAGCTGCAAGCACCGGAGGGGGAGGCTCCGGTGCTGATGCAGTACTACCAGGGCACTGAGGGGCTGAATGGCTGGGCGCCCCTCAATGATCTCGAGCGGCCCTGGCAAAACGATCGTCAAAACGGCACCGTTGCCTACCCGGGGGAGGCGTTTGAAGACGATCAGCTTGGCCTGGCCCTTGATCTCTGTGATCTGATGGCCGCGGTGCACAACAGCACAGCCTCGGACGGCCAGCTCCGCTTCGGCGGTTATGGAGCCCTTGGATTCTGCATTGACTCCACCGCGCTCCTCGAACAGGCGATGACGGGGCGCAGCAATCTCTTTCCCCTCACCCTTGGTGGGCTGTGGCGGGAACGACTCGGACTTCAACTTGAAAAGCTGCTCGACGCCGGCCTACGCCCCGGACAGCAGGGAGACCAGGAGGATGTCGTTTCGCGCTACCGCCAGGCCCTCGAGCAACTGCCCCAGGACCTGAGTGTTCAGGGTGAAGCCTGCATACGAGCCGAAGCACGGCTCATTCGCTGCCAGCCCCGTCACAGCCCCTTCCTGAGCATTCGGCGACTCAATGGCGAATTGATGTAGACAATCAATCCTCAGGCAGAGGTGAGCTCAAGCTCTCGCACGATCTCTCGCACCACCTGGGATCGGTCGGCAACGCTGAACGGACCGGACGCACCATTGTGGTTCATGCCCTCGATGCTGATGCGATGCAACGAACGGGTGCGCTGCCAGCGATTCCAGTTTGAGAGTGGCAGCAGAGGAAGAGGGCCTGGATAGGCCAGCCGTCCAAGGGCAGCCACCGGATCCCGGCTACCACCCACCTCCTTCGCCAGGGTGTTGTAGCTGGCCCGCCAGCGCTGGGCGAACAGCAGGCCAATCAGCACAAGAGCAAGGCTGAAACCGGGAGCACTCACCAGCAGCCCTTCTCTCAAAGAAACGCCGTAGC
Proteins encoded:
- a CDS encoding M3 family metallopeptidase yields the protein MQETREPALLAGQGLPNYHDVTADQVRESIPALLEQLTKSFADLEATLEKQLNGSDPLPWDAVMPPLHAIGEQLRWSWGVVTHLNAVCNTPELREAHASQQADVVRFSNRLGQSKVLHRALEALQANAAQPLDPAQQRILQAELLSMQQRGVGLSGERQQAFNSTSERLAELSTQFSNHVLDATQGWSLVVHERERLAGLPQRALDILAAAAKEAGDLHADGSEANGERGPWRLGLDMPRFLPVLTHADNRQLRETLYRAHVSRASQGELDNTPLIEEILSLRREQAIRLDYRHWAELSLAGKMAEDVDAVEGLLEELRAAAYPAALRELDDLQACALHHGAPEAESLEPWDVGYWSEKLRQERFDLNQEALRPWFPLPQVLEGLFELCERLFRIRISAADGEAPIWHPDVRFFRVAEQDGTPLAAFYLDPYSRPGSKRGGAWMDECLSRQPDGEGGWILPVAYLICNQTPPNGDTPSLMSFEEVETLFHEFGHGLQHMLTTVEHPQAAGINNVEWDAVELPSQFMENWCLDRSTLMGMARHWQTGEPLPEEDFEKLKQSRTFMAGFATLRQVHFALSDLRLHSLWTPELGLSPDQMRRQIAETTTVIPPIADDHFLCAFSHIFAGGYSAGYYSYKWAEVLSADAFAAFEDAGLDLEDAVQATGERFRNTVLSLGGSLSPSAVFEAFRGRAASTDALIRHSGLVTSHA
- a CDS encoding arginine repressor, coding for MPEPLSISEHWGELAEDRTDQAPLISLSTALETSWLRQGIRRDAFLGELLKGLHQRRLVPLLAMLPRGWRLAPAALPERLQGIGSLLEQGLVSPLLLGALADDLQHLIPHPQEHDSHLDGLDRWCARDISTPAGVPLPLPQSLQGWQDLARQLDEGDQDSGAESLAGPLPEPSFGSLGAGLVWRNHGLQALQNGRCRSANRVMAQVFNALGANGLPNRSGAASEPYQFEGMDRPRQLVAWLQQHGWHCRGRIRASVASFGLGASCPSESGVWQQVPLAVPYRTGLMRHGLEIESLLPHCSLELELQAPEGEAPVLMQYYQGTEGLNGWAPLNDLERPWQNDRQNGTVAYPGEAFEDDQLGLALDLCDLMAAVHNSTASDGQLRFGGYGALGFCIDSTALLEQAMTGRSNLFPLTLGGLWRERLGLQLEKLLDAGLRPGQQGDQEDVVSRYRQALEQLPQDLSVQGEACIRAEARLIRCQPRHSPFLSIRRLNGELM